A region of the Pseudomonas asiatica genome:
GAGCGTTTGAACCTGCTGCAAGTGCTGTATCCCGGCTCCCGGCTGGAACCTGCGTTGCAGGCACTGCCAGGCTTCGATCAGGCCATCGAGCCAGACATTGCGCTGGTCGAACTGCTGCGAGCCCGCCTGAGCGGCCATGGCCCGCTGACCCGTGCGCAGATTGCGGCAGCACTTGGCAAACCGCTGCCGGCCATCGAACAGGCCCTGGCCCGCCTGGAGGCCGAAGGCTATGTGCTGCGTGGGCATTTCAGCCCCGGCGCAAGCGAACTGCAGTGGTGCGAGCGCCATTTGCTGGCGCGCATCCACCGCTACACGGTCAAACGCCTGCGCCGGGAGATCGAGCCGGTCAGCCTGCAGGACTTCATGCGCTTTCTGTTCGACTGGCAGCACCTGGCTGACGACACGCGCCTGCGCGGCCCGCAAGCCGTGGCCGAGGTACTTGGCCAGTTGCAAGGGTTCCCGAGTGCAGCCGGAGCCTGGGAGGCCGAACTGCTGCCGGCACGTATCAAGGACTACAGCCCGCACTGGCTCGACGATGCCTGCCGTAGCGGGCAGTTCGCCTGGAGCCGGCTGGCGACGACCGTGTCGAGCAACACCTTGTCGAGCACACCGCTGGTGCTGTTGCCGCGCGAGCATCTTGGGTTGTGGCGCAGCCTTGCCCCCGTGCCAACCCTGGATAGCCTCGGCGCACGGGCGCAACGCGTCCACGAGGTGCTGAACGCACATGGCGCGCTGTTCTTCGACGAGCTGACAAACGATGCCCACCTGCTGCCCAGCGAACTGGAAACGGCCTTGCAAGAGCTGGTAGGCGCAGGCCTGGTGGGGGCCGACAGCTTCACCGGCCTGCGCAGCCTGATCACCCCGGCGGCGAAACGCACATCGCGCAACAGCCGACGCGGCCACCCGCCGCTGTCCAGCAGCATGTCCCATGCCGGGCGCTGGGCCTTGCTGCGCAGGGGTGCTGTAGACGACAGCCAGCGCCTGGAGCACATCGCCCGGGCCCTGCTTCGGCGCTATGGCGTGGTGTGCTGGCGCCTGCTGGAGCGCGAAAGCGATGTGCTGCCGCCCTGGCGCGAACTGCTGCGCTGCTATCACAGGCTGGAAGCGCGTGGCGAGATTCGTGGCGGGCGTTTCATTGCCGGGCTGGCCGGCGAACAGTTCGCCCTGCCGGAGGCGGTGGGGCTGCTGCGGCAGGTGCGCAAGCGTGAATTGGACGGGGCACTGGTGGTGGTAAGCGCCAGTGACCCGCTGAACCTGGTCGGGTCGTTGCTGCCGGGGGCGAAAGTGCCGGCGGTGAGCGGCAACCGCCTGTTGTATCGCGACGGGGTGCCGGTGGCGGTGCGGGTGGCCGGGCACTATTCGTACCTGGTCGAAGCGCCGGCACAAGAGCAGGAAAGCTGGCGGCAGAAGCTGCTGCGCGACACTATCTGAATGCTTTTTTGCGATAGGGCCAGTACAGCCAGCACAAGGCTTGGCGAGAATGATTTTCGCTACCCCGATTTTAATTTGCACAGCCGTGCAACTTGGCTATGGTCGGGGTTTGCCCCAGGCCCTGAGCCTGACCGCGCCATCGCAAGGATCCTGTATGAGCCTGTCACTTCTCAGCCGCTATGCCTTCTTCGCCGCCTGTGTGCTGTTCACCCTGGCGAGCCTGCCCTTCACCCACCACGAATGGTTGTGGCCGTTCACCCTGAGCACCGCCATCCTCAGCCTGATCGGCCTGTTCGACCTGTTGCAGCAACGCCACGCAGTACGCCGCAACTACCCGATCCTGGGCAACATCCGCTATCTGGTCGAGGCCATTCGCCCGGAAATCCGCCAGTACCTGCTGGAGGCAGACAGCGACGCCCTGCCGTTCTCCCGCGCCCAGCGCTCGCTGGTGTATGCACGGGCGAAGAACGAAGCCTCGGACAAACCCTTCGGCACCCTGATCGACGTATACGAGTCCGGCTTCGAATTCATCGGCCACTCCATGCGCCCGGCGCCATTGGCCGACCCGGCAAGCTTCCGGGTCATCGTCGGCGGGCCGCAGTGCAGCCAGCCATACTCGGCGTCGATCTTCAACATATCGGCGATGAGCTTTGGCTCGCTCAGCGCCAACGCCATCCGCGCCCTCAACCAAGGCGCCAAGCTGGGCAATTTCCACCATGACACCGGCGAAGGCAGCATCAGCCCCTATCACCGCGAGCACGGTGGCGACCTGGTCTGGGAACTGGGCAGCGGCTATTTCGGCTGCCGCACGCCGGACGGGCGCTTCGACCCCGAACGCTTCGCCACCCAGGCGCGCAGCCCGCAGGTGCGGATGATCGAGATCAAGATGAGCCAGGGCGCCAAGCCCGGCCATGGCGGCATCCTGCCCAAGCACAAGGTGACCCGGGAAATTGCCGAAACCCGTGGCGTGCTGATGGGCGAAGACTGCATATCGCCGTCGCGCCACAGCGCCTTCTCCACCCCCATCGAGATGATGCAGTTCATCGCCCAGCTGCGTGAGCTGTCTGGCGGCAAACCGGTAGGTTTCAAGTTCTGCCTGGGCCACCCGTGGGAGTTCATGGGCATCGCCAAGGCCATGCTGGAAACCGGCATCCTGCCCGACTTCATCGTCGTCGACGGCAAGGAAGGCGGCACCGGCGCGGCGCCGGTGGAGTTCACCGACCACATTGGCGTACCGCTGCGCGAAGGGCTGCTGTTCGTGCACAACACCCTGGTCGGCCTGAACCTGCGCGACAAGATCAAGCTGGGCGCCAGCGGCAAGATCGTCAGCGCGTTCGACATTGCCAGCGTGCTGGCCATTGGCGCCGACTGGGCCAACTCGGCGCGCGGCTTCATGTTCGCCATCGGCTGCATCCAGTCGCAGAGCTGCCACACCAACAAGTGCCCGACCGGTGTGGCCACGCAAGACCCTCTGCGCCAACGGGCGCTGGTGGTGCCGGACAAAGCCCAACGGGTGTTGAACTTCCATCACAATACCTTGCGTGCCCTGGCCGAAATGCTTGCGGCAGCGGGCCTGGAGCACCCGGCGCAGCTGGAGGCCAAGCACCTGG
Encoded here:
- a CDS encoding FMN-binding glutamate synthase family protein — encoded protein: MSLSLLSRYAFFAACVLFTLASLPFTHHEWLWPFTLSTAILSLIGLFDLLQQRHAVRRNYPILGNIRYLVEAIRPEIRQYLLEADSDALPFSRAQRSLVYARAKNEASDKPFGTLIDVYESGFEFIGHSMRPAPLADPASFRVIVGGPQCSQPYSASIFNISAMSFGSLSANAIRALNQGAKLGNFHHDTGEGSISPYHREHGGDLVWELGSGYFGCRTPDGRFDPERFATQARSPQVRMIEIKMSQGAKPGHGGILPKHKVTREIAETRGVLMGEDCISPSRHSAFSTPIEMMQFIAQLRELSGGKPVGFKFCLGHPWEFMGIAKAMLETGILPDFIVVDGKEGGTGAAPVEFTDHIGVPLREGLLFVHNTLVGLNLRDKIKLGASGKIVSAFDIASVLAIGADWANSARGFMFAIGCIQSQSCHTNKCPTGVATQDPLRQRALVVPDKAQRVLNFHHNTLRALAEMLAAAGLEHPAQLEAKHLVRRISATEIKLFSQMHVFLKPGELLTGEVNGQFYSRMWQLARADSFEPNSEVAA